From the genome of Brevibacterium sp. JSBI002, one region includes:
- a CDS encoding heavy-metal-associated domain-containing protein, with product MTTTTITVSGMTCGHCEAAVKEELGALAGVSDVAVDLNAGGDSPVTITSSAALDDAAIRAAVDEAGYEVK from the coding sequence ATGACGACCACCACCATCACCGTTTCGGGAATGACCTGCGGACACTGCGAAGCCGCTGTCAAGGAAGAGCTCGGCGCACTTGCGGGCGTCTCGGACGTCGCGGTCGACCTCAACGCCGGGGGCGATTCCCCGGTCACGATCACCTCGTCGGCTGCACTCGACGATGCGGCGATCCGTGCCGCCGTCGATGAGGCCGGCTACGAGGTGAAGTGA
- a CDS encoding metal-sensitive transcriptional regulator yields the protein MTEQHGYTPQKDALARRMKRIEGQVRGIGKMIDEDKYCIDILTQVSAATAALHAVSINLLEEHIAHCVVDAASSGDDEKARKKVEEASAAISRLIKS from the coding sequence ATGACTGAGCAACATGGATACACCCCGCAGAAGGACGCTCTCGCGCGGAGGATGAAGCGGATCGAAGGTCAGGTCCGCGGCATCGGGAAGATGATCGATGAGGACAAGTACTGCATCGACATCCTCACCCAGGTCTCCGCCGCGACAGCCGCGCTGCACGCGGTCTCCATCAACCTCCTCGAAGAGCACATCGCTCACTGCGTGGTCGACGCCGCCTCATCGGGCGACGACGAAAAAGCGCGGAAGAAGGTCGAAGAGGCATCAGCCGCCATCTCCCGACTCATCAAGAGCTGA
- a CDS encoding MOSC domain-containing protein translates to MRVARLFRFPVKGFPAEELTEARVIKDRGIRGDRIAAFTNGSLDVPADAWHSYSAFTVLKNDTDLQKWQVAATLPEAVDAESVPGPDPDGRSAPAEAADDDSATVTLTAPTGESTCFSTDDEKGRAASASFLSERIPPQGTFPRCLAVADQGMFDSQRSGISLINPATVAAIADTDEGRAALGLSAEATSPTVADSADASVQDDPATPAAELDPLRFRGNILVDGLAPFEEFALIGSIIRLGGVRLAIRSTIERCPATTVNPTTTEVDVNVPRLLNSACGHLHCGIYGQILETGDVAAGDEITVEGPAPRELVKVARTPRFMTVVGRRQICNDIVEVALRDDLGWIREFDEPGTNLRVHLDLGAPFWRTYTITDVDDDIVRIAVRTQGKGSRAMASLEEGQRVLTSGPHGTMTASRVFGGTTALITAGIGITPSLGLLRSDGLADLPATERIRLFHVDRDHRTACLWNRLQDRAHSGRVPVETHHRDTATAGRPGHRELVDWVAGCDNVMVCGPRDFTAAVLAAADEAGVPAVHQETFASPNTGMSEAIAACSPAEVTLENSGTSFVWEPKEGTLLESLEARGFCSPSSCRGGSCGTCSVPLAAGSVLYPIEPAARVENDEVLVCSAVPAGPISLAL, encoded by the coding sequence ATGCGTGTTGCCAGACTGTTCCGGTTCCCGGTCAAGGGATTCCCCGCCGAGGAACTCACCGAAGCTCGGGTGATCAAGGACCGCGGAATCCGCGGCGACCGGATCGCGGCGTTCACGAACGGCAGCCTCGACGTACCCGCCGATGCCTGGCACTCGTACTCCGCCTTTACCGTGCTCAAGAACGACACCGACCTGCAGAAGTGGCAGGTCGCAGCGACCCTCCCCGAGGCGGTCGACGCCGAATCCGTGCCCGGACCTGATCCGGATGGCCGGAGTGCCCCCGCCGAAGCGGCCGACGATGATTCCGCGACCGTGACCCTCACGGCCCCGACGGGGGAATCGACGTGCTTCTCCACGGACGATGAAAAGGGCAGGGCCGCCTCGGCGAGTTTCCTCTCCGAGCGGATACCCCCGCAGGGTACATTCCCGCGCTGCCTGGCCGTCGCCGATCAGGGGATGTTCGACTCGCAGCGCTCGGGAATCTCGCTCATCAACCCCGCGACGGTCGCCGCGATCGCCGATACCGACGAGGGCCGCGCGGCCCTCGGGTTGAGCGCTGAGGCGACGAGTCCGACGGTGGCCGACTCGGCGGACGCGAGCGTCCAGGACGACCCGGCCACTCCCGCAGCCGAGCTCGACCCGCTGCGGTTCCGCGGCAACATCCTCGTCGACGGACTCGCTCCGTTCGAGGAGTTCGCGCTCATCGGTTCGATCATCCGCCTCGGCGGCGTGCGCTTGGCGATCCGTTCGACGATCGAACGCTGCCCGGCGACGACCGTCAACCCGACGACCACCGAGGTCGACGTCAACGTTCCGCGGCTGCTCAACTCCGCCTGCGGCCATCTGCACTGCGGAATCTACGGGCAGATCCTCGAGACCGGCGATGTCGCGGCCGGCGACGAGATCACGGTCGAAGGCCCGGCCCCGCGGGAACTGGTCAAGGTCGCACGAACTCCGCGCTTCATGACCGTCGTCGGCCGCCGGCAGATCTGCAACGACATCGTCGAGGTGGCCCTGCGCGACGATCTCGGCTGGATCCGCGAATTCGACGAACCGGGCACGAACCTGCGCGTCCACCTCGACCTCGGCGCACCGTTCTGGCGGACCTATACGATCACCGACGTCGACGACGACATCGTCCGCATCGCCGTACGCACCCAGGGCAAGGGCTCCCGCGCCATGGCCTCCCTGGAAGAAGGGCAGCGGGTCCTCACCTCAGGCCCACACGGAACCATGACCGCCTCCCGCGTCTTCGGCGGCACAACGGCCCTGATCACCGCGGGAATCGGCATCACCCCGAGCCTCGGTCTGCTGCGCAGCGACGGTCTGGCCGACCTGCCCGCCACTGAACGGATCCGACTCTTCCACGTCGACCGCGACCACCGCACCGCATGCCTGTGGAACAGGCTGCAGGACCGTGCCCACTCAGGCAGAGTGCCAGTCGAGACCCACCACCGCGACACCGCGACGGCCGGTCGACCCGGCCACCGCGAACTCGTCGACTGGGTGGCCGGCTGCGACAACGTCATGGTCTGCGGACCCCGCGACTTCACGGCGGCCGTGCTCGCCGCCGCGGACGAGGCCGGCGTTCCCGCCGTCCACCAGGAGACCTTCGCCTCTCCGAACACGGGGATGAGCGAGGCCATCGCCGCGTGTTCGCCCGCCGAGGTGACCTTGGAGAATTCGGGAACGAGCTTCGTCTGGGAACCGAAGGAAGGCACCCTGCTCGAATCCTTGGAAGCGCGCGGATTCTGCTCGCCGAGTTCCTGCCGAGGCGGATCCTGCGGAACCTGCTCGGTGCCCCTGGCCGCCGGGTCCGTGCTCTACCCGATCGAGCCGGCCGCCCGCGTCGAGAACGACGAGGTGCTCGTGTGCTCCGCGGTCCCCGCCGGGCCCATCAGCCTGGCGCTCTGA